One Orrella dioscoreae genomic window carries:
- a CDS encoding LysR family transcriptional regulator gives MAELKHFEDLIALARTGSFVRAAELRHVTHPAFGRRIRALEAWAGVPLVERDRVPVRLTTQGEALLKTAGQMVEQLGQLRHRMHQSGPGAEAVLRIATGRTLASTLVADWIARLRARPRPVLGDTSRVEIVTGRMQDMVTLLEQGKADLLCGYAHPSLAVPLSPARYHFMTLGTDKLVPVCQMDRRGKPRHPLAEDGACAPLISYSGGLSMARILEDRLDTRLYALSPFLRCDSLDAAHGAALRGLGVAWLPWSMVAGDCRRGALAALGGRSDEIPFEVRLYRSQAALSALAETAWEATQRGR, from the coding sequence GTGGCCGAGCTCAAGCATTTCGAAGACCTGATCGCGCTGGCCCGCACGGGCAGCTTCGTGCGCGCCGCCGAGTTGCGGCACGTGACGCACCCGGCTTTCGGCCGCCGCATCCGGGCGCTGGAGGCCTGGGCGGGCGTGCCGCTGGTCGAGCGCGATCGCGTGCCGGTGCGCCTGACGACGCAGGGCGAAGCCTTGCTGAAGACGGCGGGCCAGATGGTCGAGCAACTGGGACAGCTGCGCCACCGCATGCACCAGTCTGGACCGGGCGCGGAGGCGGTGCTGCGCATCGCCACCGGGCGCACGCTGGCCAGCACGCTGGTGGCCGACTGGATCGCGCGCCTGCGCGCCAGGCCCCGGCCGGTGCTGGGAGACACCAGCCGGGTGGAGATCGTGACCGGCAGGATGCAGGACATGGTCACCTTGCTGGAGCAGGGCAAGGCCGATCTGCTTTGCGGTTACGCGCATCCCTCCCTGGCGGTGCCGCTATCGCCGGCGCGCTATCACTTCATGACGCTGGGCACCGACAAGCTCGTGCCGGTCTGCCAGATGGACCGGCGCGGCAAGCCGCGTCATCCCCTGGCCGAAGACGGCGCCTGCGCGCCGCTCATCTCGTATTCCGGTGGCCTGTCGATGGCGCGCATCCTGGAGGACCGGCTCGACACGCGTCTCTATGCCTTGTCGCCGTTCCTGCGCTGCGACTCGCTGGACGCCGCGCATGGCGCCGCCCTGCGCGGCCTGGGGGTGGCCTGGCTGCCGTGGTCGATGGTGGCCGGCGATTGCCGGCGCGGCGCCTTGGCCGCCCTGGGCGGACGCAGCGACGAGATTCCTTTCGAGGTGCGCCTGTATCGCTCGCAGGCGGCCCTGTCGGCGCTGGCAGAGACGGCCTGGGAGGCCACGCAGCGCGGGCGATAG
- a CDS encoding patatin-like phospholipase family protein: MPAKTAARATRQSPMLLDFALQGGGAHGAFTWGVLDRFLEEPALEIDGISGTSAGAMNAVVLADGYMAGGAEGARQALETFWQRVSQAALLSPLRRTPMDVLLGTWTLDNSPVYLAMDLAARLVSPYDLNPGAFNPLSDILDEVVDFDRLSHSAIRLFVTATNVRTGRGRVFRNGEITPDALLASACLPTLFQAVEIDGEPYWDGGYSGNPTITPLVRECGCSDVVLVQINPVEREGVPHSAREIQNRLNEVSFNACLLKELRLIALMSQATDPGQGEARRWACMRMHRVGSAAMDELGASSKLNAEWAFLCLLRDEGRRAAEDFLAAHRGDIGRRGSLDLAQYLEGV, from the coding sequence ATGCCCGCCAAGACCGCTGCCCGCGCCACCCGCCAGTCCCCCATGCTGCTGGACTTCGCCTTGCAGGGAGGGGGCGCGCACGGCGCCTTCACCTGGGGTGTCCTGGATCGCTTCCTGGAGGAGCCCGCGCTGGAGATCGATGGCATTTCCGGCACCTCCGCCGGCGCGATGAACGCGGTGGTGCTGGCCGATGGCTATATGGCGGGCGGCGCCGAAGGCGCGCGCCAGGCGCTGGAGACCTTCTGGCAGCGCGTCTCGCAGGCCGCGCTGCTGAGCCCCTTGCGGCGCACCCCGATGGACGTGCTGCTGGGCACCTGGACGCTGGACAACTCGCCTGTCTACCTGGCGATGGACCTGGCCGCCCGCCTGGTCTCGCCCTATGACCTGAATCCAGGCGCCTTCAATCCCCTGTCCGACATCCTGGACGAGGTCGTGGATTTCGACAGGCTGTCGCACAGCGCCATCCGCCTTTTCGTCACCGCCACCAACGTGCGCACGGGGCGAGGCCGGGTGTTCCGCAATGGCGAGATCACGCCGGACGCCCTGCTGGCCTCGGCCTGCCTGCCGACCCTGTTCCAGGCCGTGGAGATCGATGGCGAGCCGTATTGGGATGGCGGCTATTCCGGCAACCCGACGATCACGCCGCTGGTGCGCGAGTGCGGTTGCAGCGACGTGGTGCTGGTGCAGATCAACCCGGTCGAACGCGAGGGCGTGCCGCACTCGGCCCGCGAGATCCAGAACCGCCTGAACGAAGTGTCCTTCAATGCCTGCCTGCTGAAGGAACTGCGCCTGATCGCCTTGATGAGCCAGGCCACCGACCCCGGGCAGGGCGAAGCCCGCCGCTGGGCCTGCATGCGCATGCATCGCGTGGGCAGTGCCGCGATGGACGAACTGGGCGCCTCGTCCAAGCTCAATGCCGAATGGGCGTTCCTGTGCCTGCTGCGCGACGAAGGACGGCGGGCGGCGGAGGATTTCCTGGCCGCGCATCGCGGGGACATCGGCCGGCGCGGCAGCCTGGACCTGGCGCAGTACCTGGAAGGCGTCTAG
- a CDS encoding glutathione binding-like protein has product MTQAANALSDFPITRKWPAQHPDRIQLYSLPTPNGVKVSILLEEIGLPYEPHRVGFENNDQLTPAFLSLNPNNKIPAIIDPQGPGGKPLPLFESGAILVYLADKSGKFLPRDPALRYQTLQWVMFQMGGVGPMFGQLGFFHKFAGKDYEDKRPRDRYVAESKRLLGVLDKHLAGEDWIMGEEYTIADIAIWPWVRNLVGFYEAGELVGFQDFPNVKRVLDAFVARPAVARGLEIPKAPSA; this is encoded by the coding sequence TTGACCCAAGCCGCCAACGCCCTCTCGGACTTCCCCATCACGCGCAAATGGCCCGCCCAGCATCCCGACCGCATCCAGCTGTATTCGCTGCCCACGCCCAACGGCGTGAAGGTGTCGATCCTGCTGGAAGAAATCGGCCTGCCTTATGAGCCGCACCGTGTCGGCTTCGAGAACAATGACCAGCTCACGCCGGCGTTCCTGTCGCTGAACCCGAACAACAAGATCCCGGCCATCATCGACCCGCAAGGCCCGGGCGGCAAGCCGCTGCCGCTGTTCGAGTCTGGCGCGATCCTGGTCTACCTGGCCGACAAGAGCGGCAAGTTCCTGCCGCGCGACCCTGCCCTGCGCTACCAGACCCTGCAATGGGTGATGTTCCAGATGGGCGGCGTAGGCCCGATGTTCGGCCAGCTGGGCTTCTTCCACAAGTTCGCCGGCAAGGACTACGAGGACAAGCGCCCGCGCGACCGCTACGTGGCCGAGAGCAAGCGGCTGCTGGGCGTGCTGGACAAGCACCTGGCAGGCGAGGACTGGATCATGGGCGAGGAATACACCATCGCCGATATCGCGATCTGGCCGTGGGTGCGCAATCTGGTCGGTTTCTACGAGGCAGGCGAGCTGGTCGGCTTCCAGGACTTTCCGAACGTGAAGCGCGTGCTGGATGCCTTCGTGGCCCGCCCCGCCGTGGCGCGAGGCCTGGAGATCCCGAAGGCGCCCTCGGCCTGA
- a CDS encoding anti-sigma factor, giving the protein MNTNGTTSPGTDEPEDLHLLAGEYVLGTLDAVQRQSVQARLPHEPALAAAVREWEARLLPLAVLAEPVPPQSALWQRIAGSVDALTRRATAARPGFWHRLWHSLVFWRGLAGAGVAAVLVMGSALMLRSMPPITPQYIVVLAAPQNQAPGWMVQARTDREVNLIPLAAFTVPPDKALEFWTKADDWQGPVSLGLVKPGEPVRIPLDRLPPLEANQLFELTLEPSTGSPTGKPTGPIQFIGRAVKVL; this is encoded by the coding sequence ATGAACACGAACGGCACCACGTCCCCTGGCACCGACGAGCCCGAAGACCTGCATCTGCTTGCCGGGGAATATGTGCTGGGCACGCTGGACGCGGTGCAGCGCCAATCGGTGCAGGCACGCCTGCCGCACGAGCCTGCGCTGGCCGCGGCGGTGCGTGAATGGGAGGCGCGCCTGTTGCCGCTGGCCGTGCTGGCCGAGCCCGTGCCGCCGCAGTCGGCCTTGTGGCAGCGTATCGCCGGCAGCGTCGATGCGCTGACGCGCCGCGCCACGGCCGCGCGTCCCGGTTTCTGGCATCGGCTCTGGCACAGCCTGGTGTTCTGGCGCGGCCTGGCCGGTGCCGGCGTGGCGGCGGTGCTCGTCATGGGCTCGGCGCTGATGTTGCGCAGCATGCCGCCCATCACGCCGCAATACATCGTGGTCCTGGCCGCGCCGCAGAACCAGGCCCCGGGCTGGATGGTGCAGGCGCGGACCGACCGCGAGGTCAACCTCATTCCGCTGGCCGCGTTCACCGTGCCGCCGGACAAGGCACTGGAGTTCTGGACCAAGGCCGACGACTGGCAGGGACCGGTGTCGCTGGGGCTCGTGAAGCCCGGCGAACCCGTGCGCATTCCCCTGGATCGCCTGCCGCCACTGGAGGCCAACCAGCTCTTCGAGCTGACGTTGGAACCCTCGACCGGATCGCCCACCGGCAAGCCGACGGGCCCGATCCAGTTCATCGGCCGGGCCGTGAAGGTGCTATAG
- a CDS encoding sigma-70 family RNA polymerase sigma factor — MPQRTPSSFDYDAALAGCAAGRRESLRQLYEQEGARLLGVAQRIVRDTGQAEDIVHDAFLQVWTRAGSFDPALGSARGWVYSITRNLALNAVRDRREQALDDDATQALEAREALAAWRDDAALQTLKDGASRIGFCLEKLDPERRHCILHAYVDGLSHGEIARRLGTPLGTVKAWIKRSLQALRECLA; from the coding sequence ATGCCCCAGAGGACCCCTTCATCGTTCGACTACGACGCTGCCCTGGCGGGCTGCGCCGCGGGTCGGCGCGAGTCTCTGCGGCAGCTCTACGAACAAGAGGGCGCGCGCCTGCTGGGCGTTGCGCAACGCATCGTGCGGGACACCGGACAGGCCGAGGACATCGTGCATGACGCCTTTCTCCAGGTATGGACGCGCGCAGGCAGTTTCGATCCCGCGCTCGGTTCCGCGCGCGGCTGGGTCTACAGCATCACGCGCAACCTTGCCCTGAACGCTGTGCGCGACCGCCGCGAGCAGGCCCTGGATGACGACGCGACACAGGCCCTGGAAGCGCGCGAGGCCCTGGCGGCCTGGCGCGACGATGCTGCCTTGCAGACCTTGAAGGACGGCGCGAGCCGCATCGGCTTCTGCCTGGAAAAGCTGGACCCGGAACGCCGGCATTGCATCCTGCATGCCTATGTGGACGGTCTCTCGCATGGCGAGATCGCCCGCCGGCTCGGCACGCCGCTGGGCACGGTCAAGGCCTGGATCAAGCGCAGCCTGCAGGCCTTGCGGGAGTGCCTGGCATGA
- a CDS encoding DUF3455 domain-containing protein — MNTQRIVRLPVIAGAFAASMLAACGAMASGYKQDSLPDSIKVPAGNKVAWETVGTGEITYECRAKKDMPNQAEWVFAGPKAVLKDRAGKQVGTYYGPPATWEASDGSKLTATQLAVAPAGDGNLPYQLVKANPVMGKGALEGVTYIQRVALKGGVAPKTPCTPSTLGAKTQVTYQADYIFWKAN, encoded by the coding sequence ATGAACACCCAACGCATCGTTCGTCTTCCCGTCATCGCCGGCGCTTTCGCCGCGAGCATGCTCGCCGCCTGCGGCGCGATGGCCAGCGGCTACAAGCAGGACAGCCTGCCTGACAGCATCAAGGTGCCCGCCGGCAACAAGGTGGCCTGGGAAACCGTGGGCACGGGCGAGATCACGTATGAATGCCGTGCCAAGAAGGACATGCCGAACCAGGCCGAGTGGGTGTTCGCCGGTCCCAAGGCGGTGCTGAAGGATCGTGCCGGCAAGCAGGTCGGCACGTATTACGGCCCGCCCGCCACCTGGGAAGCCAGCGATGGTTCCAAGCTCACCGCCACCCAGCTGGCCGTGGCGCCTGCTGGCGACGGCAACCTGCCGTACCAGTTGGTCAAGGCCAATCCGGTGATGGGCAAAGGCGCGTTGGAAGGCGTGACCTACATCCAGCGTGTCGCGCTCAAGGGCGGCGTTGCGCCCAAGACGCCTTGCACCCCCAGCACGCTGGGCGCCAAGACCCAGGTGACCTACCAGGCCGACTACATCTTCTGGAAAGCCAACTGA
- a CDS encoding EAL domain-containing protein, with translation MAPALRTGPALRERGWPLLLAAGAFPLLLGLALTFLESRRDVQRELDATARIILRHAENISEHAWRTVDTLKRLDHQGGGCESLERDLQRIGSIRTYFRSIGLTHGPDVFCSSAFGPMTEPLADVIQRELPSLGRWPLSVAGTTAVRERPAVVFADLAHEVGAYTIVDGQYLTDFMRAIGEPRGYYMTIVIGDGHPVSQGAPPQDTHPLFSPLSDGASSPRISVGVTAPESESVRAWWRVFTAFLPLAAILSALCMMAAAYWLRRKMSYRDEIRRGIARREFSVQYQPIYDIQAGRCGGVEALLRWQRADGRWERPDVFIAAAEAEHMIIPLTRHLFELVAADMAQWQAPRGFHVAVNVAAEHLQGPTFVADVRRLAAQIATQGPRITLELTERSLISDRKEVVRALQTLRAEGVDIALDDFGTGHCAMSYLQAFPLDFLKIDRGFVNAIESLDGDAPVLDAIIALSKRLALRTVAEGVETAIQFAYLKRQGVLHVQGYLYARPMSSDALARWLPTRGCEPLSSTGHLA, from the coding sequence ATGGCTCCTGCCTTACGCACCGGCCCTGCCCTACGCGAACGCGGCTGGCCGCTCCTGTTGGCGGCCGGCGCCTTTCCGCTGCTGCTCGGGCTGGCGCTGACGTTCCTCGAGTCGCGCCGCGACGTGCAGCGCGAGCTGGATGCCACCGCCCGCATCATCCTGCGGCACGCCGAGAACATCTCCGAACATGCCTGGCGCACCGTCGACACACTCAAGCGCCTCGACCACCAGGGCGGCGGTTGCGAATCCCTGGAACGCGACTTGCAGCGCATCGGCTCGATCCGCACCTATTTCCGTTCCATCGGCCTCACCCACGGCCCGGACGTGTTCTGCTCATCGGCTTTCGGGCCGATGACGGAACCGCTGGCCGACGTCATCCAGCGCGAACTGCCCAGCCTGGGCCGCTGGCCCCTGTCGGTGGCGGGCACCACCGCCGTGCGCGAGCGGCCCGCGGTGGTCTTCGCCGACCTCGCGCACGAAGTCGGCGCCTACACCATCGTCGATGGGCAGTACCTGACCGACTTCATGCGCGCCATCGGCGAACCACGCGGCTACTACATGACCATCGTGATCGGCGACGGCCACCCGGTGAGCCAGGGCGCCCCCCCGCAAGACACGCACCCGCTTTTCTCGCCGCTGTCGGACGGCGCCAGCTCGCCGCGGATCAGCGTGGGCGTCACCGCGCCTGAATCGGAATCCGTGCGCGCCTGGTGGCGCGTCTTCACCGCCTTCCTGCCGCTGGCCGCCATCCTGTCGGCGCTGTGCATGATGGCCGCGGCCTATTGGCTGCGGCGCAAGATGTCCTATCGCGATGAAATCCGCCGCGGTATCGCGCGCCGGGAATTCTCGGTGCAATACCAGCCGATCTACGACATCCAGGCGGGCCGCTGCGGCGGCGTGGAGGCGCTGCTGCGCTGGCAGCGCGCGGACGGCCGCTGGGAGCGTCCCGACGTATTCATTGCCGCGGCGGAAGCCGAGCACATGATCATCCCGCTGACACGCCACCTCTTCGAACTGGTGGCCGCCGACATGGCGCAATGGCAGGCGCCGCGCGGCTTTCACGTCGCGGTGAACGTCGCGGCGGAACACCTGCAGGGCCCCACCTTCGTGGCCGACGTCCGGCGCCTCGCGGCGCAGATCGCCACGCAGGGTCCACGCATCACGCTGGAACTCACCGAGCGCAGCCTGATCAGCGACCGCAAGGAAGTGGTCAGGGCCCTGCAGACCCTGCGCGCCGAAGGCGTGGACATCGCGCTGGACGACTTCGGCACCGGCCACTGCGCCATGTCCTATCTGCAGGCCTTCCCGCTGGATTTCCTGAAGATAGACAGGGGCTTCGTCAACGCGATCGAAAGCCTGGACGGCGACGCGCCGGTCCTGGACGCGATCATCGCGCTCAGCAAGCGGCTGGCCTTGCGCACCGTGGCCGAAGGCGTGGAGACCGCCATCCAGTTCGCCTACCTGAAACGCCAGGGCGTGCTTCACGTGCAGGGCTACCTGTACGCCCGCCCGATGAGCAGCGACGCGCTGGCGCGCTGGCTGCCCACGCGCGGCTGCGAGCCGCTGTCATCGACAGGCCACCTCGCCTGA
- a CDS encoding alpha-hydroxy acid oxidase, translating into MTPSLRHILSLQDFEAAARRILPKPVYAYVSGAVEDGLSERANREVFERYGFQPNVLVNVSHRDTKVTLFGEEYRAPVGIAPMGISALSSYRGDIVLARAARAANVPCIMSGSSLIRLEEVMQEAPGTWFQAYLPGDPAQIEALIDRVAAAGVRTLVLTVDTPVAANRENNVRAGFSTPLRPSLGLAWQGITHPRWLFGTFARTLLRHGMPHFENNYATRGAPILSANVLRDFSDRGHLNWEHVSAIRKRWQGPMVLKGILNPRDAAIAKARGMDGIIVSNHGGRQLDGSITPLTALPQVAEAAPGLEIMLDSGVRRGTDVLKALALGAKCAFVGRPFNYAATVGGQAGVAHGLTLITEEIKRDMGLLGVATLPEIDSTVVRPMY; encoded by the coding sequence GTGACCCCATCCCTGCGCCATATCCTGAGCCTGCAAGACTTCGAGGCCGCCGCCCGGCGCATCCTGCCCAAGCCCGTCTATGCCTACGTGTCGGGCGCCGTCGAGGACGGCCTGTCCGAGCGCGCGAACCGCGAGGTCTTCGAGCGGTACGGCTTCCAGCCCAATGTGCTGGTGAACGTGTCGCATCGCGACACCAAGGTGACGCTGTTCGGCGAGGAATACCGCGCGCCGGTGGGCATCGCGCCCATGGGCATTTCGGCCTTGTCCAGCTACCGCGGCGACATCGTGCTGGCGCGCGCGGCCCGCGCCGCCAACGTGCCGTGCATCATGAGCGGTTCGTCGCTGATCCGCCTGGAAGAGGTCATGCAGGAAGCGCCCGGCACCTGGTTCCAGGCCTATCTGCCCGGCGATCCCGCGCAGATCGAGGCGTTGATCGACCGCGTGGCGGCGGCTGGCGTGCGAACACTGGTGTTGACCGTGGACACGCCGGTGGCGGCGAATCGCGAGAACAATGTGCGGGCGGGGTTCTCCACGCCGCTGCGGCCCAGCCTGGGCCTTGCCTGGCAGGGCATCACGCATCCGCGCTGGCTGTTCGGCACCTTCGCGCGCACCCTCCTGCGCCACGGCATGCCGCACTTCGAGAACAACTACGCCACGCGTGGCGCGCCCATCCTGTCGGCCAACGTGCTGCGCGATTTCTCGGACCGCGGCCACCTGAACTGGGAACACGTCTCGGCCATCCGCAAGCGCTGGCAAGGGCCGATGGTGCTCAAGGGCATTCTCAATCCGCGCGACGCCGCCATTGCGAAGGCGCGCGGCATGGACGGCATCATTGTCTCCAACCACGGCGGCCGCCAGCTCGACGGCAGCATCACGCCCCTGACGGCCTTGCCGCAGGTGGCCGAGGCCGCGCCGGGCCTGGAGATCATGCTGGACAGCGGCGTGCGCCGCGGCACCGACGTCCTGAAGGCGCTGGCATTGGGCGCGAAATGCGCCTTCGTCGGCAGGCCCTTCAACTATGCCGCCACCGTGGGCGGCCAGGCCGGCGTGGCGCACGGGCTCACGCTGATCACGGAAGAGATCAAGCGCGACATGGGCCTGCTGGGGGTGGCGACGCTGCCTGAAATCGACAGCACCGTCGTGCGGCCAATGTACTGA
- a CDS encoding LysR family transcriptional regulator — protein MTLKQLEAFYWAANCKSFAVAANRLNISVSSLSKRIAELETSIGSELFSRNARSATLTPLGEQLIPHAKDLLRNADQFMKRASNSRALSGRCRFGVGELTSLTWMPRLIEEIQRTHPKLSIEPFVGVGELIECRLVEGELDFAIIAGPSTRPFITSSLIGNTEFIWVASKKAVPNPATLPPQALADHTLIILPQSAGTVRMLDDWMAELNVSPGRNLNCNSWGAIAGLIRQGLGLGFLPSAWAQIMIERGDVHLLSAFPALRPLQYTIQWRRDDTRPLLQHMRELALRTIDFHAPSCLL, from the coding sequence ATGACCCTCAAGCAACTCGAGGCCTTTTATTGGGCCGCCAACTGCAAGAGCTTCGCGGTGGCGGCCAACCGCTTGAATATCTCGGTGTCCTCGCTGTCCAAGCGGATCGCGGAGCTGGAGACCTCCATCGGTTCCGAGCTCTTCAGCCGCAATGCCCGCAGCGCCACGCTGACGCCGCTGGGCGAGCAATTGATTCCGCACGCCAAGGACCTGCTGCGCAACGCCGACCAGTTCATGAAGCGGGCCAGCAACAGCCGCGCGCTGTCCGGCCGCTGCCGCTTCGGCGTGGGCGAGCTGACCTCGCTGACCTGGATGCCGCGGCTGATCGAGGAAATCCAGCGCACGCACCCCAAGCTGTCCATCGAACCCTTCGTGGGCGTCGGCGAACTGATCGAGTGCCGGCTGGTGGAGGGCGAGCTGGATTTCGCCATCATCGCGGGACCGTCCACGCGCCCCTTCATCACGTCCAGCCTGATCGGCAACACCGAATTCATCTGGGTGGCGTCGAAAAAAGCCGTGCCCAATCCCGCGACCTTGCCGCCGCAGGCCCTGGCCGACCACACGCTGATCATCCTGCCGCAAAGCGCAGGCACCGTGCGCATGCTGGACGACTGGATGGCGGAGCTGAACGTCTCGCCAGGCCGCAACCTGAACTGCAACAGCTGGGGCGCCATCGCCGGGCTGATCCGCCAGGGCCTGGGCCTGGGCTTCCTGCCCAGCGCCTGGGCGCAGATCATGATCGAGCGCGGCGATGTGCACCTGCTGTCGGCCTTCCCGGCGCTGCGGCCGCTGCAATACACCATCCAGTGGCGGCGCGACGACACCCGCCCGCTGCTGCAGCACATGCGCGAACTGGCCCTGCGCACCATCGACTTCCACGCGCCCAGCTGCCTGCTGTAG
- a CDS encoding RraA family protein, whose translation MADFGFKINPCPAGPSQATLDAYRDFAVANISDAMSRTTGTSALRPVHPSRRILGRAFTVRTRPGDNLLVHKAIDMAEPGDVIVVDAGGDMRNAIIGEIMVGWATHRGLAGFVIDGAIRDTGTLAAGPLPVYARGSAHRGPYKDGPGELNVPITIDGMVVLPGDLLIGDDDGLLAIRVGEADAIAEKVRNIEASEAKILAQIAAGTLDRSWVDASLKAKGAL comes from the coding sequence ATGGCCGATTTCGGATTCAAGATCAACCCCTGCCCCGCCGGCCCCAGCCAGGCCACCCTGGACGCCTACCGCGATTTCGCGGTCGCCAACATCAGCGATGCGATGAGCCGCACCACCGGCACCTCGGCCCTGCGTCCCGTGCATCCTTCGCGCCGCATCCTGGGCCGCGCCTTCACGGTGCGCACGCGTCCCGGCGACAACCTGCTGGTGCACAAGGCGATCGACATGGCCGAACCCGGCGACGTGATCGTGGTGGACGCGGGCGGCGACATGCGCAACGCGATCATCGGTGAAATCATGGTGGGCTGGGCCACGCATCGCGGCCTGGCCGGCTTCGTCATCGACGGCGCCATCCGCGACACCGGGACGCTGGCCGCCGGCCCGCTGCCCGTCTACGCGCGCGGCTCCGCCCATCGCGGCCCCTACAAGGACGGCCCCGGCGAACTGAACGTGCCCATCACCATCGACGGCATGGTCGTGCTGCCCGGCGACCTGCTGATCGGCGACGACGACGGCCTGCTGGCCATCCGCGTCGGCGAGGCCGATGCCATCGCCGAGAAGGTGCGCAACATCGAGGCCTCGGAGGCCAAGATCCTGGCGCAGATCGCCGCCGGCACGCTGGATCGCTCGTGGGTGGATGCCTCGCTGAAGGCCAAGGGCGCGCTCTGA
- a CDS encoding hydroxyacid dehydrogenase, which produces MQQQAARVCRLDLWVNPIFDQMMAQAPGVALTVLPAHGDDTRTLAGLRGAHAYHVSAAKDELPRQWFVGADLIAQCPDLLIVSSGGAGYDTVDVPACTAAGIAVVNQAGGNAESVAEHTYALLLAVKRRIVEAHNRLRHENGFSREDVMGHEIHGLTIGLVGLGQIGRRVARIAHGFGLRVLAHDPFLDDATLRERGAEPVALDTLLRDSDIVSLHCPLDDTTRGRFGAQAFAAMKPGAVFISTARGGIHDEAALYDALRSGHLSGAGLDVWKTEPPGNDAPLLQLPNVVGAFHTGGVTHEGRRNVARSSAEQILAMLRGERPPQLLNPQAWPAFTARLARLAQAA; this is translated from the coding sequence ATGCAGCAGCAAGCAGCCCGGGTGTGCCGGCTGGATTTGTGGGTGAACCCGATATTCGACCAGATGATGGCGCAGGCGCCCGGCGTCGCGCTGACCGTCCTGCCCGCCCACGGCGATGACACGCGCACGCTGGCAGGCTTGCGCGGCGCGCATGCCTATCACGTGTCGGCCGCCAAGGACGAGCTGCCGCGCCAATGGTTCGTCGGCGCCGACCTCATCGCCCAATGCCCGGACCTGCTCATCGTGTCCTCGGGCGGCGCGGGCTACGACACCGTGGACGTGCCCGCCTGCACCGCCGCCGGCATCGCCGTGGTGAACCAGGCCGGCGGCAACGCGGAGTCGGTCGCCGAACACACCTACGCCCTGCTGCTGGCGGTCAAGCGCCGCATCGTCGAGGCCCACAACCGCCTGCGCCACGAGAACGGCTTCTCGCGCGAAGACGTGATGGGCCACGAAATCCACGGCCTGACCATCGGCCTGGTCGGCCTGGGCCAGATCGGCAGGCGGGTCGCTCGCATCGCACACGGTTTCGGCCTGCGCGTGCTGGCGCATGATCCCTTCCTGGACGACGCCACCCTTCGCGAACGCGGCGCCGAGCCCGTCGCGCTGGACACGCTTCTGCGCGACTCGGACATCGTCTCGCTGCACTGCCCGCTGGACGACACCACGCGCGGCCGCTTCGGCGCGCAGGCCTTCGCGGCCATGAAGCCGGGCGCGGTCTTCATCTCGACCGCGCGCGGCGGCATCCATGACGAGGCGGCGCTGTATGACGCCCTGCGAAGCGGCCATCTGTCCGGCGCCGGCCTGGATGTGTGGAAGACCGAGCCGCCCGGCAACGATGCGCCGCTGCTGCAACTGCCCAACGTGGTGGGCGCCTTCCACACCGGCGGCGTCACGCATGAAGGCCGCCGCAACGTGGCGCGCTCCTCCGCCGAACAGATCCTGGCCATGCTGCGCGGCGAACGTCCGCCGCAGTTGCTGAACCCGCAGGCGTGGCCCGCATTCACGGCACGCCTGGCGCGCCTGGCCCAGGCGGCCTGA